A portion of the Clostridium gelidum genome contains these proteins:
- the rpoC gene encoding DNA-directed RNA polymerase subunit beta', producing MFEFNNFDAIQIGLASPEQIRQWSRGEVKKPETINYRTLKPERDGLFCERIFGPMKDWECHCGKYKRVRYKGIVCDRCGVEVTKAKVRRERMGHIELAAPVSHIWYFKGIPSRMGLILDMSPRALEKVLYFASYIVIDPKETPLLKKQLLNEKEYREAIDKYGDESFVAGMGAEAVQDLLNQIDLENGSKELKEELKQSTGQKKVRIIRRLEVVESFRKSGNKPEWMVINVIPVIPPDLRPMVQLDGGRFATSDLNDLYRRVINRNNRLKKLLDLGAPDIIVRNEKRMLQEAVDALIDNGRRGRPVTGPGNRPLKSLSDMLKGKQGRFRQNLLGKRVDYSGRSVIVVGPELKMYQCGLPKEMAIELFKPFVMKKLVQDGLAHNIKSAKRMVERVQPQVWDVLEEVIADHPVLLNRAPTLHRLGIQAFQPVLVEGRAIKLHPLACTAYNADFDGDQMAVHLPLSVEAQAEARFLMLAATNILKPSDGKPVCVPTQDMILGSYYLTIDKDGAKGEGMTFSSKDEAIMAYEVKEIGIHAKINVRMFREFNGLMQSKVIKTTVGKIIFNESIPQDLGLVSRENEEEKFNLEFDVLATKKTLGTIIDQCYLKHGPVKTSVMLDNIKSLGYHYSSIGAVTVATSDIVVPDAKYVLLKEADETIDKIEKMYKRGFISDEERYEKVIEKWTKTTEDVANALMDSLDRFNPIYMMADSGARGSKSQIKQLAGMRGLMASPSGKIIELPIRASFKEGLDVLEYFSSTHGARKGNADTALKTADSGYLTRRLVDVSQDVIVREQDCGAEDGIYVSEIKEGSEVIEELRERLIGRYTAEDIVNPNTGEVVLQRNEYMNPDIADTIVSTGIKKVKIRSVFTCTCKVGVCARCYGMNMATAKKIDIGEAVGIIAAQSIGEPGTQLTMRTFHTGGVAGADITQGLPRVEELFEARKPKGLAIVSEITGNIKIEDTKKKRTVVVIGSDGEERSYEIPFGSRINVSENDYVEAGDEITEGSVNPHDIMSIKGIDGARRYLLSEVQKVYRLQGVDINDKHLEVVVRQMTRKIKVLESGDTELLPGTLIDMFDFHAENARVREFGGEEAKGEQTLLGITKAALATDSFLSAASFQETTRVLTEAAIKGKVDPLVGLKENVIIGKLIPAGTGMMRYRDLKIETDEEVIEETVTETVEE from the coding sequence TTGTTTGAATTTAATAATTTTGATGCAATACAAATTGGTTTAGCATCTCCAGAACAAATAAGACAATGGTCAAGAGGAGAAGTTAAAAAACCTGAAACAATTAACTACAGAACATTAAAGCCCGAAAGAGATGGCTTATTCTGCGAAAGAATCTTTGGACCAATGAAAGATTGGGAATGTCATTGTGGAAAGTATAAAAGAGTAAGGTATAAAGGTATAGTTTGTGATAGATGTGGAGTTGAAGTCACAAAGGCTAAAGTAAGAAGAGAAAGAATGGGGCATATAGAATTAGCTGCTCCAGTATCTCATATTTGGTATTTTAAAGGTATTCCATCAAGAATGGGATTAATTTTAGATATGTCACCAAGAGCTTTAGAAAAAGTTTTATATTTTGCATCTTATATAGTAATAGATCCAAAAGAGACACCATTATTGAAGAAGCAACTTCTCAATGAGAAAGAATATAGAGAAGCGATAGATAAATATGGTGATGAAAGTTTTGTGGCAGGTATGGGAGCAGAAGCAGTTCAAGATTTGCTTAATCAAATTGACTTGGAAAATGGGTCAAAGGAATTAAAAGAAGAGCTTAAGCAAAGTACTGGACAAAAGAAAGTTAGAATTATAAGAAGACTAGAAGTTGTAGAATCGTTTAGAAAATCAGGAAATAAGCCTGAATGGATGGTAATTAATGTAATACCAGTAATTCCGCCAGATTTAAGACCTATGGTTCAATTAGATGGTGGTAGATTTGCAACATCAGATTTAAATGATTTATATAGAAGAGTAATAAATAGAAATAATAGATTGAAAAAATTATTGGATTTAGGTGCTCCGGATATCATAGTAAGAAACGAAAAAAGAATGCTTCAAGAAGCAGTAGATGCACTTATAGATAATGGTAGAAGAGGAAGACCAGTAACTGGTCCAGGAAACAGACCTTTAAAATCTCTTTCAGATATGTTGAAGGGTAAACAAGGTAGATTTAGACAAAATTTACTTGGAAAAAGAGTTGACTATTCTGGTAGATCAGTTATAGTTGTTGGACCAGAATTAAAAATGTATCAATGCGGTCTTCCTAAAGAAATGGCTATAGAATTATTTAAGCCATTTGTAATGAAGAAGCTAGTACAAGATGGATTAGCTCATAATATTAAGAGCGCTAAGAGAATGGTTGAAAGAGTGCAACCACAGGTATGGGATGTATTAGAAGAAGTTATTGCAGATCATCCAGTATTACTTAATCGTGCACCTACATTGCATAGGTTGGGTATTCAAGCATTCCAACCAGTACTAGTAGAAGGTAGAGCGATTAAACTTCATCCATTAGCATGTACAGCTTATAATGCTGATTTTGATGGTGACCAAATGGCTGTCCATCTTCCGTTATCAGTAGAAGCACAAGCGGAAGCTAGATTCTTAATGTTGGCAGCAACGAATATTTTAAAGCCATCAGATGGTAAACCAGTTTGTGTTCCAACACAAGATATGATTCTTGGATCATATTATTTAACAATTGATAAAGATGGAGCTAAGGGCGAAGGAATGACATTCAGCAGTAAAGATGAAGCAATAATGGCATATGAAGTTAAAGAAATTGGCATACATGCTAAAATAAATGTTAGAATGTTTAGAGAATTTAATGGACTAATGCAATCTAAAGTTATTAAGACTACTGTTGGAAAGATAATATTTAATGAATCAATTCCACAAGATTTAGGATTAGTTAGTAGAGAAAATGAAGAAGAAAAATTCAATTTAGAATTTGATGTCTTAGCTACTAAAAAAACATTAGGAACAATAATAGATCAATGTTATCTTAAACATGGTCCAGTAAAAACATCTGTAATGCTTGATAATATTAAATCGTTAGGTTATCATTACTCATCTATAGGTGCTGTAACTGTTGCTACATCAGATATAGTAGTGCCAGATGCTAAGTATGTTTTACTTAAAGAAGCCGATGAAACTATTGATAAGATCGAAAAGATGTATAAAAGAGGATTTATATCTGATGAAGAAAGATATGAAAAAGTTATAGAAAAGTGGACTAAAACAACTGAAGATGTAGCCAATGCATTAATGGATAGTCTTGATAGGTTTAACCCAATATATATGATGGCTGATTCTGGGGCCAGAGGATCCAAGTCTCAGATCAAACAATTAGCTGGAATGAGAGGACTTATGGCAAGTCCATCAGGTAAGATTATTGAATTACCTATCAGAGCATCATTTAAAGAAGGCTTAGATGTATTAGAATATTTCTCGTCTACACATGGTGCTAGAAAAGGTAATGCGGATACAGCTTTAAAGACTGCCGATTCAGGATATTTAACAAGAAGACTTGTCGATGTATCACAAGATGTTATTGTAAGAGAACAAGACTGTGGTGCAGAAGATGGAATCTATGTAAGTGAAATAAAGGAAGGCAGCGAAGTTATCGAAGAATTAAGAGAAAGATTAATTGGGAGATATACTGCGGAAGATATTGTTAATCCTAATACGGGTGAAGTTGTACTTCAAAGAAATGAATACATGAATCCAGATATAGCTGATACTATAGTTTCAACAGGGATTAAGAAAGTTAAAATAAGATCTGTATTTACATGTACTTGTAAAGTTGGGGTTTGCGCAAGATGTTATGGTATGAATATGGCAACTGCTAAAAAGATTGACATTGGAGAAGCTGTTGGAATTATAGCAGCCCAATCAATAGGAGAACCAGGAACACAACTTACAATGAGAACATTCCATACAGGTGGAGTTGCAGGTGCAGATATAACTCAAGGTTTACCTAGAGTTGAAGAATTATTTGAAGCTAGAAAACCAAAAGGGCTTGCAATAGTAAGTGAAATTACTGGAAATATTAAAATTGAAGACACAAAGAAGAAGAGAACCGTAGTTGTTATAGGTTCAGATGGGGAAGAACGTAGTTATGAAATCCCATTTGGTTCTAGAATTAATGTAAGTGAAAATGATTATGTTGAAGCTGGAGATGAAATCACAGAAGGTTCAGTAAATCCACATGATATAATGAGCATAAAGGGAATAGATGGTGCAAGAAGATATTTACTTTCAGAAGTTCAAAAAGTTTATAGATTACAAGGTGTTGATATCAATGATAAACATTTAGAGGTAGTTGTTAGACAAATGACTAGAAAGATAAAAGTTCTTGAGTCAGGAGATACAGAATTATTACCAGGAACATTGATTGATATGTTTGATTTTCATGCTGAAAATGCAAGAGTTAGAGAATTTGGTGGAGAAGAAGCAAAGGGAGAACAAACTCTATTAGGTATAACTAAAGCAGCATTGGCAACTGATAGTTTCTTATCAGCAGCTTCATTCCAAGAAACAACAAGAGTTTTAACAGAAGCGGCAATTAAAGGTAAAGTTGATCCTTTAGTTGGATTAAAAGAAAATGTTATTATTGGTAAGTTAATTCCTGCTGGGACTGGAATGATGAGATACAGAGATTTAAAGATAGAGACAGATGAAGAAGTAATAGAAGAAACTGTTACAGAAACTGTTGAAGAATAG
- the rpsL gene encoding 30S ribosomal protein S12, whose product MPTISQLVRKGRKTAVVKSTAPALKECPQRRGVCTVVKTTTPKKPNSALRKIARVRLTNGYEVTAYIGGVGHNLQEHSVVLIRGGRVKDLPGVRYHIVRGALDCAGVANRLQGRSKYGAKRPKKK is encoded by the coding sequence ATGCCAACTATTAGCCAATTAGTAAGAAAAGGCAGAAAAACAGCAGTAGTTAAATCAACTGCACCAGCACTTAAAGAGTGTCCACAAAGAAGAGGGGTATGTACAGTTGTTAAAACAACAACTCCTAAGAAGCCTAACTCAGCGTTAAGAAAAATTGCAAGAGTTAGATTAACAAATGGATATGAAGTAACTGCATATATTGGTGGTGTAGGTCACAACTTACAAGAACATAGTGTTGTTCTTATAAGAGGTGGAAGAGTTAAAGACCTTCCTGGTGTTAGATACCATATTGTAAGAGGTGCATTAGATTGTGCTGGAGTAGCTAACAGATTACAAGGAAGATCAAAGTACGGTGCTAAAAGACCTAAGAAAAAATAG
- the rpsG gene encoding 30S ribosomal protein S7 gives MPRKGHISKRDVLPDPVYNSKVVTKFINSIMEDGKRGVAQKICYDAFELMAKRSGKDSLEVFEDAMNNVMPLLEVKARRIGGATYQVPIEVRPERRQTLGIRWMLIAARKRGEKLMGERVAGELLDASNNTGAAVKKREDTHKMAEANKAFAHYRY, from the coding sequence GTGCCAAGAAAAGGACATATTTCAAAAAGAGATGTATTACCAGATCCAGTATACAATTCAAAAGTTGTTACTAAGTTTATAAATAGTATAATGGAAGATGGTAAGAGGGGCGTAGCCCAAAAAATATGCTATGACGCATTTGAGTTAATGGCAAAAAGAAGTGGAAAAGATTCTTTAGAAGTATTTGAAGACGCTATGAACAATGTAATGCCACTGCTAGAAGTTAAAGCTAGAAGAATAGGTGGTGCTACTTATCAAGTTCCTATAGAAGTTAGACCAGAAAGAAGACAGACTTTAGGAATAAGATGGATGTTAATAGCAGCAAGAAAAAGAGGCGAAAAGCTAATGGGTGAAAGAGTAGCTGGTGAATTACTAGATGCATCTAATAACACAGGAGCGGCTGTTAAAAAGAGAGAAGATACTCACAAAATGGCAGAAGCTAATAAAGCATTCGCTCATTACAGATACTAA
- the fusA gene encoding elongation factor G translates to MARKYPLDKFRNFGIMAHIDAGKTTTTERILFYTGMSHKIGEVHDGAATMDWMVQEQERGITITSAATCCMWKDHELNIIDTPGHVDFTVEVERSLRVLDGAVTVLDAKSGVEPQTETVWRQADKYGVPRMIYVNKMDATGADFFRCVDTVKERLKANAVPIQIPIGGEENFKGMIDLIRNIAILYYDDLGKDMREEAIPAEYAEQAAEYRNAMVEAIAETDEVLMEKYLEGEEITEAELYSALRKATIANEIYPCICGSSYKNKGVQQMIDSVVAYLPSPLDVPAIKGTTLDGEEAHRESSDSEPLAALAFKIATDPFVGKLAFARIYSGVLQSGSYVLNSTKGKKERVGRLVKMHSNSRTEVEALEAGELGAIIGLKNTTTGDTLCSEADPIILEAMDFPEPVINVAIEPKTKDAQEKMGMALAKLAEEDPTFKTWTDTETGQTIIAGMGELHLEIIVDRLTREFKVECNVGAPQVAYKETIRNAVKAEAKYAKQSGGKGQYGHAIIEMEPTEGEYEFINGVVGGAIPKEYIPAIDAGIKEAALTGIIAGYNVINFKVKLVHGSYHEVDSSEMAFKIAGSMAFKNAMAKANPALLEPIMKVEVTVPTEYMGDVIGDINSRRGRIEGMEALNGAEVIRAFVPLSEMFGYSTSLRSRTQGRGVYSMVSDHYEEVPRNIQEEIAGNKTK, encoded by the coding sequence ATGGCTAGAAAATATCCTTTAGATAAATTCCGTAATTTCGGTATAATGGCTCATATAGATGCAGGAAAGACAACAACTACTGAACGTATATTGTTCTATACAGGAATGAGTCATAAAATAGGAGAAGTTCATGATGGTGCAGCTACAATGGACTGGATGGTTCAAGAACAAGAAAGAGGTATAACAATTACTTCTGCTGCTACATGTTGCATGTGGAAAGATCATGAATTAAATATTATTGATACTCCAGGCCACGTAGACTTCACAGTTGAAGTTGAAAGGTCATTAAGAGTACTTGATGGAGCTGTTACAGTTCTTGATGCTAAAAGTGGTGTTGAACCACAAACTGAAACTGTTTGGAGACAGGCAGATAAGTATGGAGTACCAAGAATGATTTATGTAAATAAGATGGATGCAACAGGTGCAGATTTCTTTAGATGTGTAGATACGGTTAAAGAAAGATTAAAAGCAAATGCAGTTCCAATTCAAATTCCAATAGGTGGAGAAGAAAACTTTAAAGGTATGATTGACCTTATAAGAAATATTGCTATTTTGTATTATGATGATCTTGGAAAAGATATGAGAGAAGAAGCTATACCAGCAGAATATGCTGAACAAGCTGCAGAATACAGAAATGCAATGGTAGAGGCTATTGCTGAAACTGATGAAGTATTGATGGAAAAATATTTAGAAGGTGAAGAAATTACTGAAGCTGAATTATATAGTGCTTTAAGAAAAGCAACAATAGCTAATGAAATTTATCCATGTATTTGTGGTTCTTCATATAAAAATAAAGGCGTTCAACAAATGATTGATAGTGTTGTAGCGTACTTACCATCGCCATTAGATGTTCCAGCAATAAAAGGAACAACATTAGATGGAGAAGAAGCTCATAGAGAATCATCAGATTCTGAACCATTAGCAGCATTAGCATTTAAGATTGCTACTGATCCATTTGTTGGTAAATTAGCATTCGCAAGAATATATTCAGGTGTATTGCAAAGTGGTTCATATGTTCTTAACTCAACAAAAGGTAAGAAAGAAAGAGTCGGTAGACTTGTTAAGATGCACTCAAATTCAAGAACAGAAGTTGAAGCTTTAGAAGCTGGTGAATTAGGAGCTATAATTGGACTTAAGAATACTACAACAGGTGATACTTTATGTTCAGAAGCTGATCCAATAATTCTTGAAGCAATGGACTTTCCGGAACCAGTTATAAATGTAGCTATTGAGCCAAAAACAAAAGATGCTCAAGAAAAGATGGGAATGGCATTAGCTAAATTGGCTGAAGAAGATCCTACTTTTAAGACTTGGACTGATACAGAAACAGGGCAAACAATCATAGCTGGTATGGGAGAACTTCACTTAGAAATAATTGTTGATAGACTTACAAGAGAATTTAAAGTTGAATGTAATGTTGGAGCTCCACAAGTTGCATATAAAGAAACAATTAGGAATGCTGTTAAAGCAGAGGCTAAGTATGCTAAACAATCAGGTGGTAAAGGACAATACGGTCATGCTATAATTGAAATGGAACCAACTGAAGGCGAGTATGAATTTATAAATGGAGTTGTAGGTGGAGCTATTCCTAAAGAATATATTCCAGCTATCGATGCAGGTATCAAAGAGGCTGCGTTAACTGGTATAATTGCAGGATATAATGTTATTAATTTTAAAGTTAAGTTAGTGCATGGTTCATACCATGAAGTTGACTCATCTGAAATGGCATTTAAAATTGCAGGATCTATGGCATTTAAGAATGCTATGGCTAAAGCAAATCCAGCACTTCTAGAACCAATAATGAAAGTTGAAGTAACAGTTCCAACTGAATATATGGGAGATGTTATTGGAGATATTAATTCAAGAAGAGGTAGAATAGAAGGAATGGAAGCACTTAATGGAGCAGAAGTTATAAGAGCATTTGTACCATTATCAGAGATGTTTGGATATTCCACTTCATTAAGATCTAGAACACAAGGTAGAGGTGTTTACTCAATGGTATCCGATCACTACGAAGAGGTTCCTAGAAATATTCAAGAAGAAATTGCTGGCAACAAAACTAAATAA
- the rpsJ gene encoding 30S ribosomal protein S10, giving the protein MSKQKIRIRLKAFDHQILDQSAEKIVETAKTTGAKVVGPVPLPTEKDVVTVLRAVHKYKDSREQFEIRTHKRLIDIVNPSPKTVDALMRLNLPAGVDIEIKL; this is encoded by the coding sequence ATGTCAAAGCAAAAAATAAGAATTAGATTAAAGGCTTTTGATCATCAAATATTAGATCAATCAGCTGAAAAAATTGTTGAAACTGCAAAAACAACAGGAGCTAAGGTTGTAGGACCAGTGCCACTACCTACTGAAAAAGATGTTGTTACAGTATTAAGAGCAGTTCATAAGTACAAAGATTCAAGAGAACAATTTGAGATAAGAACTCATAAGAGGTTAATCGATATTGTTAATCCATCACCTAAAACTGTTGATGCATTAATGAGATTAAATCTTCCAGCTGGTGTTGATATAGAAATCAAACTATAA